Genomic DNA from Azospirillum sp. B510:
AGAAAATCCTTCATTTGACCACATGCGAATTGGGGAATACGGAAAACGGCATACCACATGCCAATTCCGAGGTAACGTTATGAGCAGGCTCGCAGTGAAAGTCGTGGCGGGGGCCGCAGCGCTTGTGGTCATGGGCTGTGGCGGGGCTCTCGCCTTCATCTATTCGGGCATCTACGACGTCACGGCGACGACGCCCCATGATCCTCTGGTCGGCTGGGCGATGCACGAGACCTATGAGCGGTCGACGGATCGCGCCGTCGCCGGCCTCCAGGCTCCGGAGAACCTTGAAACGCCCGAGGCCGTCCAGGCCGGGGCCCGCTTCTACAAGGACAATTGCGTCGTCTGCCACGGCGCTCCCGGCATCGCGGCGAGCCCGGCGGCCCAGGGGTTGAATCCCGAAGCGCCCCTGCTGCTGAAGGCCACCCGCAAGAACAATCCGGCCAAGATGTTCTGGGTGATCAAGACCGGCGTGCGGATGACCGGCATGCCCGCCTTCGGCAAGAGCACGCCGGACGAGACCCTGTGGCAGGTCGCCGCCTTCCTGCACAAGTCCCGCGGCATCTCCAATGCGGATTTCGCCGCCCTCAGCGCCCGCTGAGCGGTTCAGCCGTCCATCAGGGGTGCGCCAGGGCATGGCGCACCACCTTCACCATCACGGACGGCAGGGCGTGATCACCCAGCCGGTCGACCGGCACCCAGCTGCCCTCGGCCGTTCGCCAGCCGTCGCCGGCCCGTGCCGTGACCACCTCAAGTTCCAGGTGGAAATGGGTGAATGTATGGCGGACCAGACCGGGCAGCCGCCGCCAGCGTGCCGGCAGCGGCTGCTGCGCCGCCACCGCCGCCTCGCCGGGCAACTCCGGTCCCCAGCTGGTGGAGGGGATCTCCGCCATGCCGCCCAGCAGCCCCTCCTCCGCCCGGCGGCGCAGCAGCACGGCGCCGTCCGGGTTCAGCAGCCAATAGGCGACGCCACGCCGGGTCGGCTTCTCCGCCTTGGCGGCCTTGCGCGGCAGGCTTTCGGCGATGCCGGCGG
This window encodes:
- a CDS encoding c-type cytochrome, which encodes MSRLAVKVVAGAAALVVMGCGGALAFIYSGIYDVTATTPHDPLVGWAMHETYERSTDRAVAGLQAPENLETPEAVQAGARFYKDNCVVCHGAPGIAASPAAQGLNPEAPLLLKATRKNNPAKMFWVIKTGVRMTGMPAFGKSTPDETLWQVAAFLHKSRGISNADFAALSAR